Genomic DNA from Thermotoga petrophila RKU-1:
CTCGATGTCTCCAACGGTACCTCCTATCTCAACCACGAGGAGTTCCGCCTCGAGCGCCCTTATTCTGTCTTTTATCTCCTCGGTGAGATGCGGCACGATCTGAACGGTGTTCCCAAGGTATTTTCCCTGTCTTTCTTTCTCTATGACGCGAAGGTACACCTGCCCTGCCGTCATGTTGTTCTGCCTCGTCATGTCTCTTCCAAGGAATCTCTCGTAGTGACCGAGATCCAGATCCGCTTCGTAACCGTCTTCGGTGACGAAGACTTCTCCGTGCTGGTTGGGATTCATGGTACCAGCGTCCACGTTGAGATAAGGATCGATTTTCAACACGTTCACATCGACACCGTGTTCTTTCATCAACCTCGCTAAGGAAGCCGAGAATATTCCCTTCCCAATACCGCTGAGGACTCCTCCCGTCACGATCACGTATTTCTTCATCCTATTCCCTCCTTCTCCTCAATATGTTATCACCTGGAGAGTAAATTTCTCATTTCCTTAACATGAGAGCACATCGGGATTGTAACCCGATGTGAGATTATGGTATAATCATGCCAGATTTTTTTGTCAGGAGGTGGTATTTTGAAGCGGGTAGTTATCACGGGTATGGGGATCGTGAGTCCCTTTGGTGTTGGAAAAGAGAAAAATTTAGAAGGGCTTAGAGAAACTAAAGTAACGATAGATCGGATATCTTCTTTTGACGCTTCTAACCTTCCTGTCCAGATCGCAGCAGAGGTGAGGGATTTCAAACCAGAAGAGTACATAAATCCGAAATTAGTCAAAAGAACAGACCGTTTCGTTCATTTCGCATTGGCCAGCACGAAAGAAGCTGTGGAAGACGCCAGTATAAATTTCGAGCCGTACGCCGACAGGACGGCCACCATCATAGGATCCGGCATGGGAGGATTTCTGACGCTCGACAGCGAGAACAACAAATTCCTGAGTCAGGGTCCAGGCAGAGTCAGTCCGTTCTTGATTCCGATGATCCTCATCGACATGGCTTCCGGTGTCGTTGCAATGGAATACGGACTGAAAGGACCGAACTTCTCTTCTGTGAGCGCCTGTGCTTCTTCTCTCCACGCGGTGGCTCTCGGTGCTCTCCTCATAAGACACGGGTACGCGGATGTGGCAGTCGTCGGGGGAACCGAGGCAACGATTGCTCCACTTCCCATCACCGGGTTTGCCAACATGAGAGCACTCTCAAGGAGGAACGACGATCCAAAGCGTGCTTCCCGTCCGTTCGATAAAGACAGAGACGGCTTTGTGATGGGTGAAGGCGGTGCGG
This window encodes:
- the fabF gene encoding beta-ketoacyl-ACP synthase II, whose amino-acid sequence is MKRVVITGMGIVSPFGVGKEKNLEGLRETKVTIDRISSFDASNLPVQIAAEVRDFKPEEYINPKLVKRTDRFVHFALASTKEAVEDASINFEPYADRTATIIGSGMGGFLTLDSENNKFLSQGPGRVSPFLIPMILIDMASGVVAMEYGLKGPNFSSVSACASSLHAVALGALLIRHGYADVAVVGGTEATIAPLPITGFANMRALSRRNDDPKRASRPFDKDRDGFVMGEGGAVLILEAEEVAKSRGAKILAEIKGVGMTDDAYHFSAPDPEGRGAAEAMKLALKESGLAVEDIDYVSCHATSTPAGDEAELKAIKKVLGEHVKNVAINSSKALIGHLLGAAGASELVLAILQMQNSFVHGMPNLDNPIDEAKGTGLVGKEPVQMEIKNFIKNSFGFGGHNVSIVVGRYES